A genomic region of Dissulfuribacter thermophilus contains the following coding sequences:
- a CDS encoding chaperone NapD, with product MSVELEEESILEVLSFEVEEKMPIGGFVVTVVPGNGNTVMEQLSGISQCDVYVPADDNGKEVQHEENIVITLDTKTSNEMEGLVEEIKKIDGVISVDLVYLNVEDEIEE from the coding sequence TTGAGTGTTGAGTTGGAGGAAGAGAGCATTTTAGAAGTTTTGAGTTTTGAAGTGGAGGAAAAGATGCCTATTGGTGGATTTGTTGTAACAGTTGTTCCAGGCAATGGAAATACAGTTATGGAACAGCTAAGTGGCATCTCCCAGTGTGATGTCTATGTACCAGCAGACGATAATGGCAAGGAAGTACAGCACGAGGAAAACATAGTTATTACCTTGGACACAAAGACCAGTAATGAAATGGAAGGACTGGTAGAAGAGATAAAAAAAATTGATGGGGTAATTTCAGTTGATCTCGTCTATCTCAACGTCGAGGATGAAATTGAGGAATGA
- a CDS encoding response regulator transcription factor, which produces MTNWPSGAKILVVEDDKDILTVLKDQLELDGFDVKTALNGKAALEVFIQYNPDLILLDLNLPDIDGLRVCQKIRTHTQETAVIMLTARDRLCDKVRGFETGCDDYIVKPFEYLELQARIKAVLRRKSSTVAKRDVMDFGTIKIFPQRREVKVQGSPIKLTKKEYDLLELFAAHPNKVLKREFIISELWPNKELYSWSRALDVHILRLRHKIEPDPECPRYIITHPGVGYRFRTDESQEEGLSST; this is translated from the coding sequence ATGACTAATTGGCCTTCGGGGGCAAAGATCTTAGTAGTTGAAGATGACAAGGACATACTCACAGTTTTAAAAGACCAGCTTGAACTCGATGGTTTTGATGTAAAGACCGCTTTGAACGGAAAAGCAGCATTAGAGGTCTTTATTCAATATAATCCTGACCTTATACTCCTGGATCTCAATCTACCTGATATAGACGGCCTAAGGGTTTGCCAAAAAATTCGCACACATACGCAGGAAACTGCTGTAATCATGCTTACAGCAAGAGATAGATTATGTGACAAGGTACGGGGATTTGAGACAGGTTGCGACGATTATATTGTTAAGCCTTTTGAATATCTAGAATTACAGGCAAGAATAAAGGCAGTTCTTAGACGAAAATCTAGCACTGTGGCCAAGCGTGACGTAATGGATTTTGGAACAATAAAAATTTTTCCTCAAAGAAGGGAAGTCAAAGTACAAGGAAGCCCCATTAAACTCACAAAAAAAGAATACGATCTCCTGGAACTCTTTGCAGCACACCCCAATAAGGTACTGAAACGCGAATTTATCATATCAGAACTCTGGCCTAACAAAGAACTATATTCTTGGAGCAGGGCACTAGATGTCCATATTCTTAGACTTAGGCACAAGATTGAACCGGATCCTGAATGCCCTCGTTATATCATTACACATCCTGGAGTTGGCTATAGATTTAGGACTGACGAAAGCCAGGAAGAAGGCCTTTCGTCCACCTGA
- a CDS encoding molybdopterin oxidoreductase family protein, translated as MALTRRQFIKRTAALTAASFCGVNLGFKNEGISHAFDVDKWVRGSCRLCGVGCRVDLGLKNGRPVALRGVKDSRTNFGYLCMKGMLFYKLIRHPDRLTKPLYRARKDQPFKEISWDEALDIAAKAFANSVKKYGNNSVAYYGSGQALTEETYLFQKVMRAGLKTNNVEGNPRLCMASAVGGYITSFGADEPIGSYSDIEKCHCFFIIGSNTAEAHPVLFRRIMRRKLDNPDKVKVINADPRISPTSRIADIHIQFEPGTDLALLNSMAYVIIEEGLYDKDFLSNYATFRVGKAKKEVGFEVYKKHLQAYSPEKAAKICGGNVTPDLIREVARIFATSPATMSLWTMGINQRIRGVWANNLIHNLHILTGQLCKPGADSLSLTGQPNACGGVREAGGLCHILPAHRPVEIDKLRHEVEDLWGVPRGRIPAKPGYHTMAMFQAINDGKIKTIWINCTSPVQSLPNADKYIKGLKREDCFIVVTDIFPTRTTEVANLVLPTAFHFEKTGVYGCTERRSQLTLKALDPPGEAKPEVWIVREWALRLSKELNDPVIKKCVEPFIGKEEGFELPKAIWDEYTQKLTKGRDNDFRGATYEVLMQMPDGVQWPAPTKEYALKGGTVKKFVRGLDPLADEHAKDDKPYQFYGPAHKDRKLWVWIRPYKGPAEAPDSQYPFYLSTGRIIDHWHTSSMTGRIPELMSANPYSFVEINPEDASRLGIKPGDMVLVESRRGKNLLPAKVVEGPMKGMVFVYWHDQHEDRMINRVTKDAFDPGSKEPEFKICSARIKRVSGPKPLKPFLVNSV; from the coding sequence ATGGCTCTTACAAGAAGGCAATTCATAAAGAGGACGGCCGCCTTAACTGCTGCCTCCTTTTGCGGTGTCAACCTTGGTTTTAAAAATGAAGGCATAAGCCATGCCTTTGATGTGGATAAATGGGTTCGTGGTTCTTGCAGGCTCTGTGGTGTTGGTTGTAGGGTCGATCTCGGGCTGAAAAACGGAAGGCCTGTGGCCCTTAGAGGAGTAAAGGATTCACGTACAAATTTTGGCTATCTCTGTATGAAAGGGATGCTCTTTTATAAATTAATTCGCCATCCCGACAGGCTAACAAAACCACTCTACAGGGCAAGGAAGGATCAGCCCTTTAAGGAAATTTCCTGGGATGAGGCACTTGATATTGCTGCAAAGGCCTTTGCAAATTCTGTCAAAAAATACGGTAATAATTCTGTTGCATACTACGGATCTGGTCAAGCCCTCACCGAAGAGACCTATCTCTTCCAAAAAGTCATGCGTGCTGGACTCAAGACCAATAATGTCGAGGGAAATCCAAGGCTTTGCATGGCCAGTGCTGTGGGTGGTTACATCACATCGTTTGGCGCTGATGAGCCAATAGGTAGCTATTCGGATATAGAGAAGTGCCATTGCTTTTTCATAATTGGCAGTAACACTGCAGAGGCCCATCCAGTCCTATTCCGTAGAATTATGAGGCGAAAGCTCGATAACCCTGATAAGGTAAAGGTAATCAATGCAGACCCAAGGATTTCTCCAACCTCCCGTATTGCAGATATTCACATACAATTTGAGCCAGGAACTGACCTCGCACTCTTAAACTCCATGGCCTATGTGATTATTGAAGAAGGACTATATGATAAGGATTTCCTGTCTAATTATGCCACCTTTAGAGTTGGAAAAGCAAAGAAGGAAGTGGGGTTTGAGGTCTATAAGAAGCATCTTCAGGCCTACAGCCCAGAAAAGGCCGCAAAGATTTGTGGAGGTAATGTTACTCCAGATTTGATAAGAGAGGTTGCCCGCATCTTTGCCACATCTCCTGCGACTATGAGCCTTTGGACTATGGGGATCAATCAGCGAATAAGAGGCGTTTGGGCCAACAATCTCATTCATAATCTCCATATCCTCACAGGACAGCTCTGTAAACCAGGTGCGGATAGTCTATCCCTTACAGGGCAACCAAACGCATGTGGTGGAGTACGTGAAGCTGGTGGGCTTTGTCATATCCTTCCAGCCCATAGGCCAGTTGAGATAGATAAGCTCCGTCATGAGGTAGAAGACCTCTGGGGAGTACCAAGGGGGAGGATACCTGCCAAGCCTGGCTATCATACAATGGCAATGTTCCAGGCAATAAACGATGGAAAGATTAAGACCATTTGGATAAATTGTACCAGTCCTGTCCAGAGTCTACCAAATGCAGACAAATATATAAAAGGGCTGAAGAGAGAGGACTGTTTCATCGTCGTAACCGATATATTCCCCACCCGCACTACAGAAGTGGCGAATCTTGTGCTGCCGACTGCATTCCATTTTGAAAAGACAGGAGTCTATGGCTGTACAGAAAGGCGTAGCCAGCTTACCCTCAAGGCACTGGATCCACCTGGGGAGGCAAAGCCAGAAGTGTGGATCGTAAGAGAGTGGGCCTTGAGGCTCTCAAAAGAGTTAAATGATCCTGTCATTAAGAAGTGCGTCGAACCATTTATAGGAAAGGAAGAAGGTTTTGAACTGCCCAAGGCCATTTGGGATGAGTACACTCAAAAATTGACAAAGGGACGAGACAACGACTTTAGAGGAGCTACTTATGAGGTGCTTATGCAAATGCCAGATGGCGTTCAGTGGCCTGCTCCAACCAAGGAATATGCTCTTAAGGGCGGCACTGTAAAGAAGTTCGTTCGAGGTCTTGATCCCCTTGCAGATGAGCACGCAAAGGATGATAAGCCATATCAATTCTACGGGCCTGCCCATAAGGACAGAAAGCTTTGGGTGTGGATAAGGCCTTACAAAGGCCCTGCAGAGGCACCTGACTCCCAATATCCGTTTTATCTCTCCACAGGACGCATTATTGACCATTGGCATACTTCCAGTATGACAGGAAGGATACCTGAACTCATGAGCGCAAATCCCTATTCCTTTGTTGAGATAAATCCAGAAGATGCCTCTCGACTTGGAATAAAGCCAGGGGACATGGTGCTTGTGGAGTCACGTAGGGGAAAGAATCTCCTTCCTGCCAAGGTTGTGGAAGGCCCGATGAAGGGAATGGTGTTTGTCTACTGGCATGATCAGCATGAGGACAGGATGATAAATCGTGTCACTAAAGATGCCTTTGATCCAGGCTCTAAAGAGCCTGAATTTAAGATCTGTTCAGCGCGCATAAAGCGCGTCTCTGGCCCTAAACCTCTAAAGCCGTTCCTAGTGAATTCCGTTTAA
- a CDS encoding alginate export family protein, giving the protein MKRSTIFLGILALFAFFVVSSKQVMAQTEIDDFYKAIQGGKFSASVRVSYEYSDLKDPAGNSPASGLNVRTRLNYRTGQFMGTSAFIQLQNLTNIEEDFNDLKGGAQKSRDVIADPEGSRVHQAYLDFAFIPQTHIKLGRQEIILDDHRLIGNIGWRQNAQSFDGVTITNESIQDVILFAGYANRQNTILLTQNDLDGFWMFHATYTGIKGHKLSAFCYLLNSENDTRDLATYGLRAVGKVMMVKYAIDYAYQTDWQDNDIDVSAQMFNGYLGVDLNKMFSVGAGVSYIEGQDDSNSADDRPFDTLFSTAHKFNGWADVFIGTNGGSLVNGLLDYYADVTIKYMGAKCKLVYHYFDSTDDNVGGFDDAYGDEFDVLVVKTLYKNVKGLIKYAHYNELNSSASRAPGLAGGYDEDVFWTRLMVSF; this is encoded by the coding sequence ATGAAACGTAGTACAATTTTTTTGGGGATTTTGGCCTTGTTTGCCTTTTTTGTGGTGTCTTCTAAGCAAGTCATGGCCCAAACTGAGATCGATGATTTTTATAAGGCCATTCAAGGCGGTAAATTTTCAGCTTCCGTAAGGGTGAGTTATGAGTATTCTGACTTGAAAGATCCAGCAGGCAATTCTCCTGCTAGTGGCTTAAATGTGAGGACCAGGCTTAACTACAGGACTGGTCAATTTATGGGGACCAGTGCCTTTATTCAGCTGCAGAATCTTACAAATATAGAAGAGGATTTTAATGACTTAAAAGGTGGAGCGCAGAAGAGTAGAGACGTTATAGCTGATCCTGAGGGGAGCCGGGTTCATCAGGCGTACCTCGATTTTGCTTTTATTCCTCAGACACACATCAAACTGGGACGTCAGGAGATAATTCTAGATGATCACAGGCTCATCGGAAACATTGGATGGCGTCAGAATGCCCAGTCCTTTGATGGAGTTACCATTACAAATGAATCAATTCAGGATGTCATTCTATTTGCAGGGTATGCCAATCGCCAAAACACTATTCTTTTGACCCAGAACGACCTAGACGGGTTTTGGATGTTCCATGCAACCTATACTGGCATCAAAGGACATAAGTTGTCTGCCTTTTGCTACTTGCTGAATTCTGAAAATGATACCCGAGACCTAGCAACCTATGGGCTTCGCGCAGTTGGTAAAGTAATGATGGTTAAGTATGCCATTGATTACGCCTACCAGACAGATTGGCAGGATAATGACATCGATGTCTCTGCCCAGATGTTCAATGGCTATCTTGGGGTGGATCTGAACAAAATGTTCTCTGTGGGAGCTGGTGTTAGCTACATCGAAGGGCAGGACGATTCCAATAGCGCTGATGACAGGCCATTTGATACCCTCTTTTCAACTGCTCATAAGTTCAATGGATGGGCAGATGTGTTTATCGGGACCAATGGCGGTTCTCTGGTAAATGGCCTTCTCGACTACTATGCAGACGTCACCATCAAGTACATGGGGGCAAAGTGTAAGCTCGTCTATCATTATTTTGACAGCACTGATGATAACGTAGGTGGCTTCGATGATGCCTATGGAGACGAGTTTGATGTTCTTGTCGTCAAGACACTCTATAAGAATGTTAAAGGTCTAATCAAGTACGCCCACTACAATGAATTGAATAGTTCAGCAAGTAGAGCTCCAGGGCTTGCAGGTGGTTACGACGAAGATGTGTTTTGGACAAGACTCATGGTGAGTTTCTAA
- a CDS encoding 4Fe-4S dicluster domain-containing protein, with translation MNRESLSFGRRSFLRLWKSPVTINLLRPPGAVSEEIFATKCIRCGRCIEVCPYKTIFAMDARSGVWAGTPFVKVDRVPCYLCMKCVKVCPTGTLRPIKQEAVRMGVAVVDRYLCITWRGETLCRTCYNVCPFKDKAIRLDELRPVVVPEHCTGCGMCVHACPMTDKGLGATEGTKKAINCYPNL, from the coding sequence ATGAATAGGGAAAGCCTTTCATTTGGGAGAAGATCCTTTTTAAGACTTTGGAAGAGTCCTGTTACAATTAATCTTTTGAGGCCTCCTGGAGCTGTCTCTGAAGAGATATTCGCGACCAAGTGTATAAGGTGTGGAAGGTGTATTGAGGTCTGCCCGTATAAGACCATTTTTGCCATGGATGCTCGTTCAGGAGTTTGGGCAGGAACGCCTTTTGTCAAGGTGGACAGGGTACCATGTTACCTATGTATGAAGTGTGTAAAGGTATGTCCAACTGGCACACTAAGACCTATCAAGCAGGAAGCTGTGAGGATGGGGGTAGCAGTAGTGGACCGTTATCTTTGCATTACCTGGAGAGGAGAGACCCTTTGCCGCACCTGTTACAATGTTTGCCCTTTCAAAGATAAGGCCATAAGGCTCGATGAACTTCGGCCTGTGGTAGTTCCTGAGCACTGCACAGGCTGTGGTATGTGCGTTCATGCATGTCCCATGACTGACAAAGGCCTGGGTGCTACTGAAGGGACCAAGAAGGCCATAAACTGTTATCCAAATCTATAA
- a CDS encoding 4Fe-4S binding protein — translation MRWRTLRRISLFFAFLLILINPFLNYYLNFNFIQGWYQSLGIGDLWVVSPLEGLESILLSKSIYAPLVVGMLLPVVLASLLGRVFCSWICPISFLSETLDVIKRPFSKTRFFKDHLVFPKWLLWFALIGDILLALIAGAPFFVFLSPPGLVGREIMMAVFLHTLAIEGVLVIIVLLLHFFVTRRFFCRYMCPLGGLLALIGSRRRLLVHQNRENCKKCGLCKRACPIGLSPADGETTLPYCWNCGECVDACPTKVLGFRWTKGLLPGFRQS, via the coding sequence ATGAGATGGCGAACACTACGGAGGATAAGCCTTTTTTTTGCCTTTCTGCTGATACTTATCAATCCTTTTTTGAATTACTATCTTAATTTCAATTTCATTCAAGGTTGGTATCAGTCCCTAGGAATAGGAGATCTGTGGGTTGTATCTCCCCTCGAAGGTCTTGAAAGCATTCTTTTGTCAAAATCCATTTATGCACCTCTTGTAGTTGGAATGTTACTTCCTGTCGTTTTAGCCTCTTTGTTGGGGAGGGTATTTTGTAGCTGGATATGTCCCATAAGTTTTTTATCAGAGACCTTAGATGTCATAAAAAGGCCATTTAGTAAGACTAGGTTCTTTAAGGATCATCTGGTTTTTCCAAAATGGCTTTTGTGGTTTGCACTAATTGGAGACATTTTGCTTGCACTTATTGCAGGAGCCCCGTTTTTTGTCTTTTTGTCTCCGCCAGGACTTGTTGGACGAGAGATCATGATGGCGGTCTTTCTCCACACACTTGCCATTGAAGGGGTATTAGTCATAATAGTGCTACTACTTCACTTTTTCGTAACCAGGCGTTTTTTTTGTAGATATATGTGTCCTCTTGGTGGGCTTCTTGCCTTAATAGGTTCAAGAAGAAGGTTATTGGTTCATCAGAACCGAGAAAATTGTAAAAAATGTGGACTCTGTAAAAGGGCCTGCCCCATAGGGCTTTCCCCTGCGGATGGCGAAACAACACTTCCCTACTGCTGGAATTGCGGAGAATGCGTAGATGCATGTCCAACTAAAGTTCTAGGCTTCAGGTGGACGAAAGGCCTTCTTCCTGGCTTTCGTCAGTCCTAA
- a CDS encoding multiheme c-type cytochrome, protein MKKRGFFLSLLAFFCLSVAPAMATTEFSKDVKNPKVQELNKKCVMCHLKENKSLVFQWENSPHAAAKEGPIGCYTCHATEKGDEWGFMHEGAYIRTLMTPRDCGMCHERELKEMMNSHHSTAGEIMASLDNVLGEVIGSIPTTKADAVNGCWQCHGSVVKLVRDKNGQVKKKKLYDRVGAPLKNDTGAPLIDWMTWPNSGIGRINPDGTKGTCNACHSKHSFRASVARQPYACGKCHLGPDHPQKEVYEESKHGIAYFSAIRGPGMNGMDILKTGKWVLGKDYYFAPTCSTCHMGQYVKANGSIAQNTHNVGDRISWNLRAPLSVKLNRVIFVDGTATDVPGEIPPQPGQKAKQKVYVRKGDKLVKQIVEKRIQKVISWKERRKNMQEVCKSCHAMSQVEQFYQQFDSLVYTYNDKFIKPGLKLVKELKKDGIWKGTEFQNPIGWYWFEIWHHEGRRTRMAAAMHGPDYVHWHGMYEIARHFYTEFLPLVQERAEKAGKGEKYKKMIKEILSKPEHIWTRTGGSAEVLKLIKEEQKLRYGQ, encoded by the coding sequence ATGAAAAAAAGGGGTTTTTTTCTGAGTTTATTGGCCTTTTTTTGCCTATCTGTAGCGCCGGCCATGGCCACTACAGAGTTTTCGAAAGATGTAAAGAATCCTAAGGTGCAAGAGCTTAACAAGAAATGCGTGATGTGTCACCTGAAGGAAAACAAGTCGTTGGTGTTTCAGTGGGAAAATTCCCCACATGCTGCAGCAAAGGAAGGTCCTATTGGATGCTACACCTGTCATGCAACTGAAAAGGGTGACGAATGGGGGTTTATGCATGAGGGAGCATATATCAGGACCCTAATGACACCAAGAGACTGTGGCATGTGTCATGAGAGGGAATTGAAAGAAATGATGAACTCTCATCATAGTACAGCTGGTGAGATTATGGCCTCTCTTGACAATGTCCTTGGTGAGGTTATTGGCAGTATTCCCACCACAAAGGCAGATGCGGTAAATGGCTGCTGGCAGTGCCATGGTTCTGTTGTCAAGCTTGTAAGGGACAAGAACGGCCAAGTAAAGAAAAAGAAGCTTTATGACAGAGTTGGGGCTCCACTTAAAAATGATACAGGTGCGCCCCTTATTGACTGGATGACATGGCCAAACAGTGGCATAGGAAGAATTAATCCTGACGGTACAAAGGGGACATGTAACGCATGTCACTCCAAACATTCATTTAGGGCCAGTGTCGCGCGCCAGCCCTATGCATGCGGTAAGTGCCACCTTGGGCCTGATCACCCACAAAAAGAGGTCTATGAAGAGTCTAAGCATGGTATTGCATACTTCAGTGCTATTCGTGGTCCTGGCATGAATGGCATGGACATTCTAAAGACTGGAAAGTGGGTGCTCGGAAAAGATTATTACTTCGCTCCAACATGTTCCACCTGCCATATGGGCCAATATGTAAAGGCAAATGGCTCCATTGCCCAGAACACCCACAATGTTGGCGACAGAATTTCATGGAATCTTAGAGCACCTCTCTCTGTGAAGCTCAACAGAGTGATATTTGTCGATGGTACAGCAACCGACGTCCCAGGTGAAATACCTCCTCAGCCTGGTCAGAAGGCCAAACAGAAGGTCTATGTGAGAAAGGGTGACAAACTCGTCAAGCAAATAGTTGAGAAGCGCATCCAGAAGGTAATTAGTTGGAAAGAACGCCGCAAGAACATGCAAGAGGTCTGTAAGTCCTGTCATGCCATGAGCCAGGTAGAGCAGTTCTATCAGCAGTTTGACTCTCTTGTCTATACCTATAATGACAAGTTCATCAAGCCTGGGCTCAAACTCGTAAAAGAACTCAAGAAAGACGGGATCTGGAAGGGTACAGAGTTCCAGAATCCAATAGGCTGGTACTGGTTTGAGATCTGGCATCATGAAGGACGTCGTACCCGTATGGCAGCTGCAATGCATGGCCCAGACTATGTGCACTGGCATGGAATGTACGAGATTGCCCGCCATTTCTACACAGAGTTCCTCCCATTGGTACAGGAGAGGGCTGAAAAGGCTGGCAAGGGCGAAAAGTATAAGAAGATGATTAAGGAGATCTTGAGCAAACCCGAGCACATCTGGACCAGGACTGGCGGAAGTGCAGAGGTGCTTAAGCTCATAAAGGAAGAGCAGAAGCTCCGCTATGGTCAATAA